From the genome of Nasonia vitripennis strain AsymCx chromosome 1, Nvit_psr_1.1, whole genome shotgun sequence, one region includes:
- the LOC100116528 gene encoding uncharacterized protein LOC100116528 isoform X1: protein MDSQLMTTAVVKIQDFRGNFIVARALLDTCSNVNLVSEKFAKKLNLIEHSCLVNIGAVDQLCTVSKSQISTTLQSSYNKFQANLHLLLVPNIAEAVPNEAFPRDRFDIPKHIQLADPQFHLPKPIDLLLASKTTLSTFAVGQIKLRNEETRSEIILQKTRLGWLVAGGVDPLTSSKQASCNIVKVDKLLERFWQIEEFPNEPVRSREEIACEEHYVAHTTRDPVSGRYTVRLPFKDNKFELGSSRSQALRRYYSLERRFEKDPKLKADYYKVMEEYITLGHMTPNDDTEDGCYLPHHVVVKESSETTQYRVVFDASSKTSTGISLNDILLVGPTIQNTIFEQVLRFRSHLFVVTADIEKMYRQILVHPEDRKFQKVLWPDPKTGKLRTWALNTVTFGMAAAPFLAIRTIHQLAHDEAKDFPRASKLLIRDFYVDDFVSGADSFEEILAIRDEMIALLRRGGFLIRKWASNHRSILDKIDSGVFELDHMVKETPIQKTLGIIWDSENDQLKYTVVKMDNETTVTKRRLLSEISKIFDPLGLLGPIILYAKVLMQDCWKSKVNWDESLSQDVYTKWHSFSIQLPLLTEFSIPRTILIANPIRSELHGFCDACISGYGACLFVKSSDALGHVSIRLLCSKSRVASLKGLTIPKLELSAAVVLRKLLSESKSQLHFSIDQIYLWSDSTIVLFWLKKSPHVLQTFEANRVSYIQSLPDIVHWRHVKSEDNPADSLSRGQLPSEFLANSLWNSGPDWLRLPEGEWPESSTPCSSVTLGLKRAGCFLTKPAYSEIYLRFSSFERFVRVVAFILRWKRIRSQKKPERLFPEISESKDRISKILQLIRPLEVSELLNSEDQIIFMVQSENFSIEIRQLKKFPNLKTWLGSLHPFIKDDKLLRVGGRLKLSDLPYNQKHPVLLPSKHPVTDMIIRQVHRVNLHAGIQSTLSSIRSKYWILNGKNQVRNVVRHCVECIRQRPTIVHAQMADLPKTRINESPAFSHVGVDFFGPILIKEKKDRNRSFIKTYGCVFVCLACKAVHIELATDLSSEGFMAAFDRFISRRGVPEHVYSDNGTNFVGASNELREVYDLFETPEFRKTIGTYAIAKRIEWHFNPPLSPHFGGIWEAAVKSFKHHLKRVLKDQKLTYEQINTLLIQIEAILNSRPLCSLSTDPNDPVSITPAHLLVGRPFNVLPEKSVFSVPGNRLSTYKFLTKMRQDFWNKWHKEYLHELQTRQKWHDSTAELIVGSVVILMDDITYCSRWPLGVIVEVHPGSDGIARVASVKTSTGIYKREL, encoded by the coding sequence ATGGACTCTCAATTGATGACAACTGCTGTTGTCAAGATTCAAGATTTTCGAGGAAATTTTATCGTGGCACGTGCTCTGCTTGATACCTGTTCCAACGTAAATCTAGTTTCAGAAAAATttgctaaaaaattaaatttaatagaaCATTCTTGCCTCGTTAACATAGGAGCAGTTGACCAACTGTGCACTGTTTCAAAGAGTCAAATTTCAACTACTTTGCAATCGAGTTATAACAAATTTCAAGCTAATTTACACCTTTTGCTAGTTCCGAATATCGCAGAAGCCGTGCCTAACGAAGCTTTTCCTCGCGATCGTTTTGACATCCCGAAACATATTCAACTCGCCGATCCTCAGTTTCATTTGCCTAAACCCATCGATCTGCTCCTTGCTTCTAAAACTACTTTGTCCACCTTTGCGGTAGGACAGATTAAATTGCGTAACGAGGAAACTCGATCGGAGATCATCCTACAAAAAACTAGGTTAGGATGGTTAGTAGCTGGAGGTGTAGACCCGCTTACTTCTTCAAAACAAGCTTCATGTAACATCGTTAAAGTGGACAAACTTCTCGAACGTTtttggcaaatcgaagaaTTTCCTAATGAACCCGTAAGATCTCGGGAAGAAATAGCTTGCGAAGAGCATTACGTCGCTCACACCACTCGTGACCCTGTCTCCGGTCGATACACGGTTCGCTTACCCTTTAAGGACAACAAGTTTGAGTTAGGTAGTTCTCGATCACAGGCCCTTCGTCGTTATTATTCTCTTGAACGAAGGTTCGAGAAAGATCCTAAGTTAAAGGCTGACTATTACAAAGTTATGGAAGAATACATCACTTTAGGTCATATGACTCCTAATGACGACACCGAAGACGGCTGTTATCTGCCTCATCATGTTGTGGTCAAGGAGTCCAGCGAAACCACGCAGTATAGGGTTGTTTTCGATGCTTCCTCTAAAACTTCGACAGGCATTTCGCTTAATGATATTCTCCTTGTGGGTCCCACTATTCAAAACACCATCTTCGAGCAAGTTTTACGTTTTCGTAGCCATCTATTCGTTGTAACAGCGGACATCGAAAAGATGTACCGTCAAATTCTTGTCCATCCAGAAGATCGAAAATTCCAAAAGGTACTTTGGCCTGATCCAAAAACAGGAAAATTGAGAACTTGGGCATTAAATACCGTCACTTTTGGCATGGCTGCTGCCCCTTTCTTAGCAATACGCACAATTCATCAACTCGCTCACGATGAAGCGAAGGATTTTCCTCGAGCTAGCAAATTGCTTATTCGCGACTTTTACGTCGACGACTTTGTATCCGGAGCGGATTCGTTCGAGGAGATTTTAGCCATTCGTGACGAAATGATTGCGTTGCTGCGTCGAGGCGGTTTTCTGATTCGAAAATGGGCATCGAACCATCGATCTATTTTGGACAAAATAGATTCAGGAGTTTTCGAGTTGGATCACATGGTCAAAGAGACTCCAATCCAGAAAACGCTGGGAATCATTTGGGATTCCGAGAATGAccaattaaaatatacagtTGTAAAAATGGATAACGAGACTACTGTGACCAAGCGAAGGCTCCTATCAGAGATATCCAAGATCTTTGATCCTCTTGGATTGTTAGGACCAATTATCTTGTATGCTAAGGTATTAATGCAAGACTGTTGGAAATCTAAGGTAAATTGGGATGAATCTCTTTCTCAGGATGTCTATACCAAATGGCATTCGTTTTCTATTCAGTTGCCTCTTCTTACGGAATTCTCAATTCCTCGCACGATTTTGATTGCGAATCCCATTAGGAGCGAGCTTCATGGATTTTGCGATGCTTGTATTTCTGGATACGGAGCATGTCTATTTGTCAAATCATCTGACGCTCTTGGACATGTCTCTATTCGATTGCTTTGCAGTAAATCTAGAGTGGCTTCTCTGAAGGGACTTACCATTCCTAAGCTAGAACTCAGCGCGGCTGTAGTTCTTCGAAAGCTCCTTTCTGAGTCTAAATCTCAACTCCATTTTTCCATTGATCAGATCTACCTTTGGTCCGATTCAACCATCGTTCTCTTTTGGTTAAAGAAATCTCCTCACGTATTGCAAACTTTCGAGGCTAATCGGGTATCGTACATCCAATCGTTACCAGACATCGTGCATTGGCGACATGTTAAGTCTGAAGACAATCCAGCTGACTCACTTTCCAGAGGCCAATTACCATCTGAATTTCTAGCTAATTCTTTGTGGAATTCTGGTCCTGATTGGTTACGTCTTCCCGAAGGAGAATGGCCTGAATCATCCACTCCTTGCTCATCGGTAACTCTAGGTCTCAAAAGGGCTGGTTGTTTTCTTACCAAGCCTGCATACAGCGAAATCTATTTGCGTTTCTCGAGTTTTGAACGATTTGTGAGGGTTGTTGCTTTTATTCTGCGTTGGAAACGAATCAGATCTCAAAAGAAACCAGAACGGTTGTTCCCAGAGATCTCCGAATCGAAGGATAGGATTTCCAAGATTCTCCAGTTGATCCGACCATTGGAGGTCTctgaattattaaattcagAAGATCAAATCATATTCATGGTTCAAtccgaaaatttttcaattgaaattcgtcaattgaaaaaatttcccaATCTCAAAACTTGGTTAGGCAGTTTACATCCTTTTATCAAAGACGACAAGTTACTTCGGGTAGGGGGTCGTTTGAAATTGTCGGATCTTCCATACAATCAAAAACATCCAGTTTTACTTCCTAGTAAACATCCGGTTACAGATATGATTATCCGCCAGGTTCATCGTGTCAATCTCCACGCTGGAATTCAATCCACTCTTTCTTCCATCAGATCGAAGTATTGGATTCTCAATGGAAAAAACCAAGTGCGGAATGTTGTTAGACATTGTGTGGAGTGTATTCGTCAACGGCCAACAATCGTTCATGCTCAAATGGCCGATCTACCCAAGACTCGAATAAATGAATCGCCAGCTTTCTCTCATGTAGGAGTAGATTTCTTTGGTCCAATcttaatcaaagaaaaaaaggatcgAAATAGGTCGTTCATCAAAACCTATGGCTGCGTTTTTGTGTGTCTAGCTTGTAAGGCCGTACATATCGAACTGGCGACCGATCTTTCCTCTGAAGGTTTCATGGCTGCCTTTGATCGGTTCATCAGCCGCAGAGGAGTCCCCGAACATGTTTATTCGGACAATGGCACTAATTTCGTTGGGGCTAGTAACGAACTTCGTGAAGTTTATGATCTTTTTGAAACTCCAGAATTTCGAAAGACAATAGGCACTTATGCCATTGCCAAACGGATAGAGTGGCATTTCAATCCACCTCTGTCTCCTCATTTCGGAGGTATTTGGGAAGCAGCTGTCAAAAGCTTCAAACACCATCTTAAGCGTGTTCTCAAGGATCAGAAACTCACTTACGAACAGATTAACACTCTTCTCATCCAAATTGAGGCAATCCTCAATTCTCGTCCTCTCTGTTCGCTTTCTACTGACCCCAACGATCCTGTGTCCATTACTCCTGCTCATCTATTAGTAGGACGTCCATTCAATGTCTTACCAGAAAAATCTGTCTTTTCAGTTCCAGGAAATCGACTCTCGACGTACAAATTCCTTACCAAAATGCGCCAGGACTTCTGGAATAAATGGCATAAGGAGTACCTGCATGAATTGCAAACCCGCCAAAAATGGCATGACTCTACTGCGGAACTCATCGTTGGATCGGTGGTGATTCTAATGGACGATATCACCTATTGTTCAAGATGGCCACTGGGTGTGATCGTCGAGGTACATCCTGGGAGTGACGGCATCGCTCGAGTAGCTTCTGTCAAAACTTCAACCGGCATCTACAAGC